Genomic segment of Nostoc sp. TCL240-02:
CCGCCAGTGAAACGAACCATCATCGGTGTGTCAGTGTAACCGGGGGCAACAGCGTTGACGCGGATATTTTGCGAGGTGTAGTCAAGAGCCGCGGACTTGGTGAGTCCGATCACGCCGTGTTTTGCGGCGGTGTATGCGGCTTTGCCCTTGATGCCTATGATATCGGCACCCGATGATGTGTTCACGATCGCGCCGCCGCCTTGCTTGAGTAGCAGAGGGATTTCATACTTCATGCACAGAAAAACGCCGCGCAAGTCGGTGTCTACGATCCGATCCCACTCTTGCTCTTCAATTTCTGCTGTTGCTGCATTCTTCTGCTCCACACCAGCGTAGAATGTTGGGTTTCGTTCCTCAACCCAACCTACGCAGCTACTGCGTCAACGCATTTCTATAGCCTAACCCCGCACTTGTCGCAGTGCATTAAACGCCTTACCTCGCAACCCAACTGGTAACAGCGATAATCCTAAACCAGTCCAAGCTTTAGGAGTTGAAAAAGACTGTCCTGCTAAAACTAGCTCTCTGCCTTTTTGCGTTTCACCCTTTTCAATTAAACGCAAACCTAATAATAACTGCGTTTCAGTTAGACGATTTTTCCTGATTGTCTCTATTTTTTCAGAATCAAACTTATAACTTTCTAAATATCGCATTTTATCAAATAAATAAGGAATCGCTCTATTTATACCTTGCTGCTCTGCATGATTGCGATATTCCATCAATAATTCTGGTAAAAAATAACCCTTTTTTCCAGCCAAAGCTAGACGCACAAATAAATCATTATCCTCACAGTTTTGCATATTTGGTTGCATAAATCCTAGCTCTTGCAAAGTTTTGCGGCGAAATAATGTTGCGCCAACTTGAAAGCTTTGGTTAACAAATACAACTTCCAATAAATTATCTACAACACCTGCTGGTAAATTTTTCCTACCCCAACGATGAGTATTTTCTTGAGTTTTTACTTCATCCCGCACATTGTTAATATCAATTATCCAATGGTCTGTACCAACAAAATCAATGCTAGAATCTTGAGAAAGAATCGCTGCAGTACTTGCGAGAAAATCTGCTGTGAGCCGATCGTCATCATCAAATTTAATAAAATATTCACCACTGGCTGCATCAAAGCCAGAGCGCATATTATTACTTTTACCAATATTT
This window contains:
- a CDS encoding glycosyltransferase family 2 protein, which gives rise to MPKITVCIPTFNRVNLLPYAIDSVLNQSEQDFELIVCDDGSSDGTPELMSQYTDQRIKYIRHQQNIGKSNNMRSGFDAASGEYFIKFDDDDRLTADFLASTAAILSQDSSIDFVGTDHWIIDINNVRDEVKTQENTHRWGRKNLPAGVVDNLLEVVFVNQSFQVGATLFRRKTLQELGFMQPNMQNCEDNDLFVRLALAGKKGYFLPELLMEYRNHAEQQGINRAIPYLFDKMRYLESYKFDSEKIETIRKNRLTETQLLLGLRLIEKGETQKGRELVLAGQSFSTPKAWTGLGLSLLPVGLRGKAFNALRQVRG
- a CDS encoding SDR family oxidoreductase, with protein sequence MEQKNAATAEIEEQEWDRIVDTDLRGVFLCMKYEIPLLLKQGGGAIVNTSSGADIIGIKGKAAYTAAKHGVIGLTKSAALDYTSQNIRVNAVAPGYTDTPMMVRFTGGTAEGREQVIAEEPVGRMGQPEEIANAVVWLCLDAAAFVVGHTLVVNGGQTVQ